A stretch of the Engraulis encrasicolus isolate BLACKSEA-1 chromosome 19, IST_EnEncr_1.0, whole genome shotgun sequence genome encodes the following:
- the qrsl1 gene encoding glutamyl-tRNA(Gln) amidotransferase subunit A, mitochondrial, with translation MNVLRLSIAEVSRALREGQLSPTELCRKCLNRIKRTRHLNAYITVTEEAAMKQAEEAEMRLQNGTPKGPLDGIPFAVKDNFCTENILTTCASKMLGGYVPPFNATVVQKLLDQGAVLVGKTNLDEFAMGAGSTDGAFGPVRNPWSDAETYRQHGGPEAQTDWVITGGSSGGSAAAVASLSSFFSLGSDTGGSTRNPGALCGLVAVKPTYGLLSRHGLIPLVNSMDVPGIMARTARDAATVLGILQGQDMLDATTIPSLPGQPDLPEDFDIKQITVGIPQEYHAPGLSPEVLGQWCRVAGLFEEAGVQVKPVSLPHTQFSIVCYHVLCCCEVASNMARFDGLEYGHRSPVASSTEALYAATRHEGFNHVVRRRILSGNYFLLKQNYERYFVKAQQVRRLIADDFSKVFGSGVDVLLTPTTLSDAASYRDFMQEDNRTRSAQEDVFTQPANMAGLPAVTLPTALSSRGLPIGLQLIGRPLQDRKLLAVAHWMEQRLGFPHIRFHGDHQEQETTSTTEEREEGTTAVGA, from the exons ATGAATGTGCTTCGTTTATCCATAGCCGAG GTGTCCCGGGCATTGAGGGAGGGTCAGCTCTCCCCCACAGAGCTTTGCCGAAAATGCCTGAACCGCATCAAGAGAACTCGCCACCTCAACGCTTACATAACTGTGACAGAGGAGGCAGCCATGAAACAAGCGGAGGAGGCAGAGATGCGACTACAGAATG GCACTCCAAAGGGTCCACTGGACGGTATACCATTTGCGGTGAAGGACAACTTTTGCACTGAGAACATCCTGACCACGTGTGCCTCAAAGATGTTAGGAG GCTATGTTCCTCCATTCAATGCCACAGTAGTACAGAAGCTGCTGGACCAGGGAGCTGTCCTCGTAGGCAAGACAAACTTGGATGAATTTGCCATGGG AGCGGGCAGCACGGATGGTGCGTTTGGGCCGGTGCGGAACCCCTGGAGTGATGCAGAGACCTACAGGCAGCACGGGGGGCCAGAGGCCCAGACTGACTGGGTCATCACTGGGGGCAGCTCTGGAGGAAGTGCAGCCGCAGTGGCATCACTTAGCAGCttctt ttcTCTGGGCTCAGACACAGGTGGCTCCACACGTAACCCCGGTGCGCTGTGTGGGTTGGTGGCCGTGAAGCCCACCTATGGCCTGCTGTCGCGTCACGGCCTCATCCCGCTGGTCAACTCCATGGACGTACCGGGAATCATGGCCCGCACTGCCCGCGACGCAGCCACAGTCCTGG GTATCCTCCAAGGGCAGGATATGCTGGATGCAACCACCATCCCAAGCCTGCCTGGGCAACCTGACCTGCCTGAGGACTTTGACATCAAACAAATCACAGTAGGAATCCCACAG GAGTACCATGCGCCGGGGCTGTCCCCTGAGGTGCTGGGCCAGTGGTGCCGCGTGGCGGGCTTGTTTGAGGAGGCGGGGGTGCAGGTGAAGCCCGTCTCCCTACCCCACACCCAGTTCTCCATCGTCTGCTACCACGTCCTCTGCTGCTGCGAGGTGGCCTCCAACATGGCACGCTTCGACGGACTGGAATATG GCCACCGTAGCCCCGTGGCCTCCTCCACTGAGGCCCTGTACGCCGCCACCCGGCACGAGGGCTTCAATCACGTGGTGCGCCGCAGGATCCTTTCCGGGAACTACTTCCTGCTCAAACA GAACTACGAGCGCTACTTTGTGAAGGCGCAGCAGGTGCGGCGTCTTATTGCCGATGACTTCAGCAAGGTGTTTGGCTCCGGGGTGGACGTGCTGCTGACGCCCACCACCCTGAGTGACGCGGCCAGCTACAGGGACTTCATGCAGGAGGACAACCGCACACGCAGCGCCCAGGAGGACGTCTTCACGCAGCCCGCCAACATGGCCG GTCTCCCGGCGGTCACCTTGCCGACAGCGCTGTCGTCGCGAGGACTCCCCATAGGCCTGCAGCTGATTGGCCGGCCGCTGCAGGACAGGAAGCTGCTGGCTGTGGCCCACTGGATGGAGCAGCGGCTGGGCTTCCCTCATATCCGTTTCCATGGCGACCACCAGGAGCAGGAGACCACCTCaacgacagaagagagagaggagggcaccACTGCAGTTGgtgcatga